GGCAGGCATCACCACTGCTCACAAGGATCCCTTCGAGAGGAGCCGTGTGTCCTGATCCCAGGCTGCATGGTCTCGGAATACCAGGAAAAGTACCCTGCCTACTGCACCACTGTTGTCCGGGCAGCCAAGAAGCAGAATAATGAGTATCAGCCACTGGAGGGAAGGATATCCAACATGACCACTTTCAAGTGAGACACACATAATTCATCAAAGAATATATGATATTCTGGTAGAAAAAGAGTGAAACATTCACAGTTTAATTGTTTGCGTAGTTTATTCAGTCTGCACGTTGCAAGTCATGAGGGTAATGTCTTCCAGGTCAGACTACGTGGCCCATGAAGTGACCCAGAGGCCCCCAAAGGTCACCAAGGTGTATGTGCCACCTGACGGGAGAATGAGACACATCAGCACCTACGCCAGGGACTACCCAACACACCCTGTTCAGAAGCACATCGTGACCAAGCCGGAAGAGTATCATCCGCCCACAGCAAAGATGGTCGCTCAGTCCTTATACAAAGGTACAGAATCTGTGTCTTTAGTAGGAGAATAGTTTAAGATTCAGGCTACTCAGTATACGGAAGATTAATAAATCAGTTGTAATCAAATCAACAATAAGATGAATACATCTTGGAGTTAACATTGGGTCGCTCGTAGAATTTGTAAATGTTTTTAATGATCAGAGATGACAATGGATTGACATAAAATGTAGTCCTCTCACTCTATTGTTTCCAGGGGAATTCCGAGCATGGCACAACCAGAAAGTCCAACCCTACAGGACCTGTGACAACCTGAAGATGAACGACAGCAAGTTCGAGGTGACCACCACCTTCCAAGACGACTACTGCCACAAGGGCCCGGCCGAGGCCAGGGAGAGCTTCAAACCGGCTGCCGACGCCCGGGAGACCCTGCCCTTTGACGGCGCCACCAACTACCAGACGCAGTATGTCCCCCACCCAGTCCAGCCCAGGCAGCCCAAAGAGAGGGCCGTCTACAGGCCCACCAGTGCCCCCCTCAATGGGGTCTCCACCCACAGGCAGGACTACCGGGGACTGCCAGCTGAGCCCGCCAAGCCCTTTAGGACCAAGGTGGCCTGGGAGAGCAGCCCGGCTGTATTCCAGGGGACCAGTGAGTTCCGCGACCAGTACAAGGCCTGGCCCCTGCAGCCCAAGCACCGGCACCAGGCTGAGGAGTACTGCCCACCCGAGGGCACTATGGTCGGTCTGTCCACAGCTCATGCTGACTATGTCGACCACGAGAGCCATCAGCGGCCCCAGTCCGCCCGTCCCCCTGTCGAGGCCTGGACAAAGGAGGCCAGACAGCCCCTCCAGACCAGATCCACCATGAAGGAGGACTCCCGGACCTGGGATGTGGTCCGTCGTCCCCCCATGGTCTACGCAGATGAGCTAGAGAAACCCAAGGGGGCTTTCGCCAACACCACCACCTTCCGCTCAGCATACACGCCCAAGACGGCCCAGCGCGCCACCAGCTTTAAACCCACCCAGAAGCTATTGAGCCCCCAGACCATGGATGAAGACTCCATCTATCGCTCCACCTACACACCCAAGGAGGTCCCTCCTTGTCCAGCCCGGGATGGCTGTCCTCCTGGCTTTGAGTACAGCTCCATGGGGGCTGGAGGACACAGGCTGTACCGAACCATCTCGGTACAGGAAACGGGGCTGAGTCAGCTGGCCGCTGCAACGTC
Above is a genomic segment from Salvelinus fontinalis isolate EN_2023a chromosome 36, ASM2944872v1, whole genome shotgun sequence containing:
- the LOC129835146 gene encoding stabilizer of axonemal microtubules 2-like, with the protein product MFQAISGIWRCPPLPMRHHHCSQGSLREEPCVLIPGCMVSEYQEKYPAYCTTVVRAAKKQNNEYQPLEGRISNMTTFKSDYVAHEVTQRPPKVTKVYVPPDGRMRHISTYARDYPTHPVQKHIVTKPEEYHPPTAKMVAQSLYKGEFRAWHNQKVQPYRTCDNLKMNDSKFEVTTTFQDDYCHKGPAEARESFKPAADARETLPFDGATNYQTQYVPHPVQPRQPKERAVYRPTSAPLNGVSTHRQDYRGLPAEPAKPFRTKVAWESSPAVFQGTSEFRDQYKAWPLQPKHRHQAEEYCPPEGTMVGLSTAHADYVDHESHQRPQSARPPVEAWTKEARQPLQTRSTMKEDSRTWDVVRRPPMVYADELEKPKGAFANTTTFRSAYTPKTAQRATSFKPTQKLLSPQTMDEDSIYRSTYTPKEVPPCPARDGCPPGFEYSSMGAGGHRLYRTISVQETGLSQLAAATSDKPSYSHSRKSCRVPSRAKRAP